AAAAGAGTCAGGGTTAAAAACCTTACCACAAACATGGATTTCACATGCCATAGAATTGCCTTtgatatacataaaaataaaatgttttattgagcaaacctgtaaaataaatgttttaataataaaataaaaaaaacacaattacacaGTATGGCATGCTTACCCATGGGTtcatcaaatatttttatttatatcaaAGGCAATTCTATGGCATGTTTTAAACTGTGCGCATATGACAACAAGCAGTCTATCTTTCAATTGACCTTGTTATTTCCTCTCTGATTCCTGTGCAGGTGTCAGACAGGTGTGACTATGTGTTTGTGAATGGGAAGGAGATGAAGGGCAAGCTGAGGATGATGGTGAACTTCACCTACAGCTACCTGAGTGCCCAGCTGGAGATGAACGTGTGGATCCCACGGCTGCCCCTCCAGATCGAGGTGTCTGACACGGAACTCAGCCAGATCAGAGGCTGGAGGGTGCCCATTGTCTCCACCAAGAGGTACTGCACAGTAGGGTCCAACCAACCTCCTCATTCCTGTAGTAGTGACACCTCCACCAGTAGAGAAACCTACTGGTGTTAAAGGCAGCTCTTAGCTCTAAAACATGTGGATATTTTTAGCACAAATGATATCTCAAAGGCTTGGGTTTTAATACTATTACAATACAGTGTGATCCAATCTCAGTAAGAGGATGACAatactgtgtgtgcatgtgtgggttGTGACAGGTGTTCCCTTTGCTGTGCTGTAACACAGTCTTTCCATTTATTCCCCCGGCTCAGCTGGAACAGCGAGGACGAGGAGGATAAGAAGGGTAGAGGCTGCATGTTACAGTTCCAACATGCCCTGGTGCGCGTGGTGACACACTTCATAGCGGAGCAGTCGGACCCTCGTGAGCCCCAGGCCTACTTACTGGGCTCGGACTGGCAGGTGGACGTCACCAGGCTGGTGCGCTACTTCCTGAAGGTGGACGACCCCCGCATTGCCAGGTTGCAGGCAGGCACCGTGCTGTCAGGACGAGATGTGGGGACCACCTCTATCCAGGTAACAACCTGATGGAAAACAGGACTCTGAGTCTCCACCGTATGTTCTCACTAGTGGTGTTCCACAGGTTCTAggccttctcttttctctttacaTGAAGTTACTCAGCTCATATTCTCAAATGGTCCCTCCTGACATGCGGATGAGACTCAAGTACTTTGGTCTTCGCTTTCGTACACCCAGGCGGCGACACAAGACATGGCGACCACCTCAAGCTCAACCTCATAAAACGAAGCTGCTCTTCCTCCCGGGGAAAGGCATGCCGAGCTCCTTTATCAAGTCTATCCACTCCTTGGTTCCCCCTCCCAGAGGGCAAATAATCGTGGCGTGTCTCCAGAAAACACCTTGTCATTGTCTGCAAACATCAAAGTTGTGTCTCGCTCTTGCATGTTCATGCTAAACAACATCCATAGAATATATTTTCTTACACAGGAAGTGGCGCAGGTCCTAATTCAGGCTTTTGACATCTTGCCGTCTGACTACTGCAACTCTCTTTTGGCTGAGTTTCCCACTTGTGTAATCAAACTcctgcaactcattcagaatgctgcaaCTCACCGGGTGCCCAATCTTTTAAGTTCTCCCATatcactctgtttctctgcaCCGTCCGCTGGGCTTATTGTCAAAGTTAGCATCTTCTTCATGACTGACTTGATATTGGCCTACAGAACGGCAAGAGGAAATGCCtaattcttaccttcatgttttgttttgtgcctGGTCAGGTGCTGTCCCCACTTTCTGACTCCATCCTGGCGGAGAAGACGGTCACTGTAGTGGATGACAAAGTGACCATCACAGAACTGGGGGTGCAGCTGGTCACCGGCCTGGCTCTGTCCCTGAAACTCAGCCCAGGAAGCAACCGGGCTATCCTCGCGACAACAACTACCCAGGAAGTGCTACAGAGCCCAAAGCAGGTGAAGTTTCCCAATTTACTTGGATGACAGGTCATAGAAAAGTGTACCACAGATTGAGTTCACtaaagtttcattaaaacactTCTCTTGTTTGTTTTCAGGAGGCTGTGGTAAGTTCCTGGGTCCAGTTCAGCGATGGAGCCATGACCCCTCTGGACATCTATGATCCCACCTGCTATCGATTGACAGTGACCTCTCTGGATGAGGGCGTGGTGTCAGTGCGGGGCTCCCCGCCTATGGTGCAGGCCcaaggagagggacagggagtaCTCATCCGGGTGGAGATGTCCATCTGCGAGGCCTGCCAGAAGTCCAAACGGAAGAGCACCATGGCCGTGGGCAGCGGCAGCCTCAAGGTCAAGTTCCAAGTCAACAGCCGGCGCTTTAGCAGTAACAACAGCATcagtggtggaggaggggttggcAGTAAGAGCAGTAAGGACGGCAGCAGTGACTACGGAAACGACGGAGAAGAGGTGGACAGTGAGAGGAAGCAGCAGCAAACCATGTCCAGCAGCTCAGCCTCCGAGCGGGAGGAGAGTGCTGTGCGCAAGGTCACCACAACCGCCAAGTCAGCTGAGCGTGAATCTGCTCCGGGCAGCGTGTCTAGTGATGGCAGCATTCAGGTCGCTGAAGGCGGGGTCAGTGAATCAGGAAACTCATTAAACGCTGGAACCCTCAACAGCCCTGCAGGACCTATCAACAGCAGTGATGTTAGCAGCCCTAGTGACTATGTGAGAACTGAAGGGACAGACAACGGTCTTGTTGAAGACATGGGTAGCATTGTATTCAGTAGCACTGTGAAGGCCCCGGGTAATCTGGTCAACTATAAAAACATCCCCTCTGAAGAGGTGCCGGGACAGGAGCCAGTGGAGATGGACATGGGAAGCGAGGACGTACTTTCCAACCGGCCGTTCTCGGACTTGGAGATCGGCATGTATGCCTTGTTGGGGGTCTTCTGTGTGGCCATCCTGGTGTTCCTGGGGAACTGCATCTCCTACGTGGTGAAGTTCAGGCACAAAGAGCCCCCATCTTACGGCCAAGAGCCCACTGGACACAGGCATGACTGGGTCTGGTTGGGTACGGATGCTGAACTGGTAATGAACGTGCCTGGAAGTCCCATCCAGCAAGAAAGCCACAACGCAACCACGGTGATAGACATTGGGCCAGATAAGACTGCCTCTCTGCCCAGGCGGTCTAGCTGCCTGACTTCCTCtagcccctcctctcttccGGGCTGTGCGGGCTCCCTCAGGAGTAAACCCATAAACCGCACCGAGTCCCTGCACTCCCCCACCAGCAAGAGGAAGAGGGTCCAGTTCACCACCTTTGCCTCGCTGGACCGCCAGCCCTCCCCGCACCTTCCCAGAGAGAAGGGCCATGGCATCCATTGGGTGGGGAAAGAAGAGAACAACGCTGGACCCCAAGTGCCCATCACAGAGCCTGTGGAAAGGTTGTAATACATATCGGGACTGATTCACCCAAACTGGCATTTATACAGACAAACCAATTTTGTATCGCTCAGTTAATAGGGGCATGGCACTTGCAATGTCAAAGGTTGAGAGTTCAGTTCCAGCTGGGGCCACCCATATGTAAGATGTATGCAAGCGTGACTATAATTTGTACCAAAAAATTTGTTAAACTGTCTACTAAACGGCATATGTTATCTTTTAAGTAATCATATTATGGTAGATCTTTCCACCAATTTGTGAAACAAATATCAGAATTGGACagcctgtgtaaatgcagcctaCAGGATGTGACTTTGATTACCTCAATGCCTTTTTTCATGGATAAAAGGAGACACTTGTTCATTATCTGTGATTACACAAAGATCCTTTGTTTCAATATCTGTGAAAGAGTGtacaaatattaagtgttttgtggaagatttttttttatattagatacTTGAGAGAATACTGTGAATACTTGTGAGGATCCTTCTCATTAACTGAATGACGGTGCTTAACAGGGGTTTAATAGTTTGACTCAGGCTGTTGCATGTGAAAGAAATGTATCTTACCTTTTACACTCATTTGGTGGTAATCCCCTCATGTGTTAACATTTACGCTTTACAAGCAAGGTATTGTTAGTGAGTATGTGAGCCAAGGTACAAAACAAGGAGTTTTTCTATATGCACTGTTTGTCTTTATattgtgtacatttgttttttctgaatttttgatcgtatctgaaaatatttttcattaaacataTATCAGTACTAAGTTTTTATTCAatattaggattttatttcattctgttttattcCACGTTTACAAACTTACTTGTGATCCGTCCACTGATTGTAGACACAGTATTTGAATAATCTGTTAGAACTAAAATGCTTCAGCGATTGTGCGGTCTGTGAATGACCAGCTCCAGACAGGATTCAACCCCAATTTTAtcctatattttttttaagcttCACATTTCGGAAGGTTTTATTATTACTATCTCACAGTGAGAATTAAGCTACTCTAAAATAATCAacagaacatttttataatgcttttttaaatcacattaTGGAGAGCTTTACCCTATATCCATATTCAGTGTGAATTAGGCTACTCTAAAATAATTACAGTACATGTGGGATTTGTATAGCAGTTGTgaagaatgagagacagagagatagactgGGTGCTTTGTAACAGAACTTTCTGActactgctgatataaaaagggctttataaatacatgtgattgattgagagagagatagagagaaagaatcAGGGATAGAGAGAATGGCAGCCCAAATATGCAAAATTCTACTCGGCATGTTCATTGGGGATACAAGCACCTTTGTTTTTTGACCACCTGTAAGTGACCTGTGAACCTTGAGAATCACATTGGGTTTCCACAGTAGGGGATGTGTATGTGAATGAAGTTGTACTACATTGTATACTACACGTCCTAacagagtgagtgtgtgtgtgtaggggggtgGCATAGATATAAATTGTAGGACCATTGGCAACCTAAATCTGAAGGACATTCAAAGAAATATTGATTCAAAACATGTATGACAATAAATGTTCAAGGATGGACACCTACGAAAAAAGCAACACCATTTAACCATCTTTTTTTATAGAACGTGGTACATCAATAAGAAAGAGCATACAAATTTTTCATAGATTAACTTCCATTAGAGTATACACATTTTTCATAGATTAACTTCCATAATCTTTTAATGACTAACATtctatttggaaaatatgataTACAATTTAGAGAGTAGCATCACGGCATCTATACTTTTTATAAAAAAGCATGTAATGGACGACAGTTAGCTTGCATGTACTTGACCCACCATAAGAGGTGCATTGTACAGTGTGACAAGGGCATCACTATGAGACCATTCCTGTCATGCTACTCTGCCTTGGACCGCTCCCTCTCATTTCGATCTGCT
This portion of the Esox lucius isolate fEsoLuc1 chromosome 13, fEsoLuc1.pri, whole genome shotgun sequence genome encodes:
- the LOC105025196 gene encoding transmembrane protein 132D isoform X1, translating into MSIYCHIWRILSIVLATIVSVVMQELDSQEMSDNTKSSLPLPVFLPVSYQVVDTDYFFLKEAGQDFMRNFSMQTQTQPFVILGARRPPAVNASYGPLSTQQPVPLDLVQSVQLFRAPGVFTYNWKVQSFVLTPRVYSTMPVVRVLFYVAGREWDRGADGLTDELPCITVFAFWQTQEVRGSCALGGQRGTCMAELEPVAGWFSPAAESSSRERLDQTEGNTVELYYQARPSAYGQCMDRSGSRWGSSEQPRQADYIHVTPMQRIGSVRLLKVPNGAVSLSQLKLGKAVVIQTSSKPLKKTDIATFYILMTSSSSLENFTLRATVRQGVLFRTATPSNSLLWDITLDTGVDSTIAVICQRKVPIYGKRTDSSLLEVLQMDFEVEELGSQLDSQVITWHLESPPDIRDVGNEEGSMRIYTIQRDFVGLAPLVMDSEILNTAVLTGNKVVLPVRTVAVEADGSVTDVSDFTDCSSTDEDILKVSDRCDYVFVNGKEMKGKLRMMVNFTYSYLSAQLEMNVWIPRLPLQIEVSDTELSQIRGWRVPIVSTKSWNSEDEEDKKGRGCMLQFQHALVRVVTHFIAEQSDPREPQAYLLGSDWQVDVTRLVRYFLKVDDPRIARLQAGTVLSGRDVGTTSIQVLSPLSDSILAEKTVTVVDDKVTITELGVQLVTGLALSLKLSPGSNRAILATTTTQEVLQSPKQEAVVSSWVQFSDGAMTPLDIYDPTCYRLTVTSLDEGVVSVRGSPPMVQAQGEGQGVLIRVEMSICEACQKSKRKSTMAVGSGSLKVKFQVNSRRFSSNNSISGGGGVGSKSSKDGSSDYGNDGEEVDSERKQQQTMSSSSASEREESAVRKVTTTAKSAERESAPGSVSSDGSIQVAEGGVSESGNSLNAGTLNSPAGPINSSDVSSPSDYVRTEGTDNGLVEDMGSIVFSSTVKAPGNLVNYKNIPSEEVPGQEPVEMDMGSEDVLSNRPFSDLEIGMYALLGVFCVAILVFLGNCISYVVKFRHKEPPSYGQEPTGHRHDWVWLGTDAELVMNVPGSPIQQESHNATTVIDIGPDKTASLPRRSSCLTSSSPSSLPGCAGSLRSKPINRTESLHSPTSKRKRVQFTTFASLDRQPSPHLPREKGHGIHWVGKEENNAGPQVPITEPVERL
- the LOC105025196 gene encoding transmembrane protein 132D isoform X2 produces the protein MSDNTKSSLPLPVFLPVSYQVVDTDYFFLKEAGQDFMRNFSMQTQTQPFVILGARRPPAVNASYGPLSTQQPVPLDLVQSVQLFRAPGVFTYNWKVQSFVLTPRVYSTMPVVRVLFYVAGREWDRGADGLTDELPCITVFAFWQTQEVRGSCALGGQRGTCMAELEPVAGWFSPAAESSSRERLDQTEGNTVELYYQARPSAYGQCMDRSGSRWGSSEQPRQADYIHVTPMQRIGSVRLLKVPNGAVSLSQLKLGKAVVIQTSSKPLKKTDIATFYILMTSSSSLENFTLRATVRQGVLFRTATPSNSLLWDITLDTGVDSTIAVICQRKVPIYGKRTDSSLLEVLQMDFEVEELGSQLDSQVITWHLESPPDIRDVGNEEGSMRIYTIQRDFVGLAPLVMDSEILNTAVLTGNKVVLPVRTVAVEADGSVTDVSDFTDCSSTDEDILKVSDRCDYVFVNGKEMKGKLRMMVNFTYSYLSAQLEMNVWIPRLPLQIEVSDTELSQIRGWRVPIVSTKSWNSEDEEDKKGRGCMLQFQHALVRVVTHFIAEQSDPREPQAYLLGSDWQVDVTRLVRYFLKVDDPRIARLQAGTVLSGRDVGTTSIQVLSPLSDSILAEKTVTVVDDKVTITELGVQLVTGLALSLKLSPGSNRAILATTTTQEVLQSPKQEAVVSSWVQFSDGAMTPLDIYDPTCYRLTVTSLDEGVVSVRGSPPMVQAQGEGQGVLIRVEMSICEACQKSKRKSTMAVGSGSLKVKFQVNSRRFSSNNSISGGGGVGSKSSKDGSSDYGNDGEEVDSERKQQQTMSSSSASEREESAVRKVTTTAKSAERESAPGSVSSDGSIQVAEGGVSESGNSLNAGTLNSPAGPINSSDVSSPSDYVRTEGTDNGLVEDMGSIVFSSTVKAPGNLVNYKNIPSEEVPGQEPVEMDMGSEDVLSNRPFSDLEIGMYALLGVFCVAILVFLGNCISYVVKFRHKEPPSYGQEPTGHRHDWVWLGTDAELVMNVPGSPIQQESHNATTVIDIGPDKTASLPRRSSCLTSSSPSSLPGCAGSLRSKPINRTESLHSPTSKRKRVQFTTFASLDRQPSPHLPREKGHGIHWVGKEENNAGPQVPITEPVERL